One uncultured Alphaproteobacteria bacterium genomic region harbors:
- a CDS encoding Glycerol-3-phosphate responsive antiterminator, whose translation MTGPFEIIPSVRQAKILPFALSCPSRYVLISGLDVSVLKASVEEIHAARKIAIVNPSLVGGLASDATGLRLLRQHFGVDMIASSSLQQLQQARREGLMCIQRLFLVDSYAWDSALAALRNSKVDAVEILPGHMSVKFAASLKTKGVPMLAGGFIKSRKEVQEILAAGYTGLTTSQRDLWNYECPVA comes from the coding sequence ATGACCGGGCCGTTCGAGATCATTCCGTCCGTGCGACAGGCCAAGATCCTTCCGTTCGCCCTGTCGTGCCCCAGCCGCTACGTGCTGATCAGCGGTCTCGACGTCAGCGTCCTCAAGGCCAGCGTCGAGGAGATCCACGCCGCGCGCAAGATCGCCATCGTCAACCCGAGCCTGGTCGGCGGGCTGGCGTCGGATGCGACCGGCCTGCGCCTGCTGCGGCAGCACTTCGGCGTCGACATGATCGCGTCGAGCAGTCTTCAGCAACTCCAGCAGGCGCGGCGGGAAGGGCTGATGTGCATCCAGCGACTGTTCCTGGTCGATTCGTACGCCTGGGATTCGGCGCTCGCGGCTCTGCGGAACTCCAAGGTCGACGCCGTCGAAATTCTTCCCGGGCATATGTCGGTCAAGTTCGCGGCCTCGCTCAAAACCAAGGGCGTGCCAATGCTTGCGGGTGGATTCATCAAGTCCCGGAAGGAAGTGCAGGAGATTCTCGCCGCCGGGTACACCGGCCTCACCACGTCGCAGCGCGATCTCTGGAATTATGAGTGTCCAGTCGCTTAG
- a CDS encoding putative enzyme (Evidence 3 : Function proposed based on presence of conserved amino acid motif, structural feature or limited homology; Product type pe : putative enzyme) → MPVTIRPARADEAETAVALWRACNLVVPTNDPVADFHRARDRAASDVLLALAGEAIVGSAMVGHDGHRGWIYYLAVDPARRGEGIGRALVAAAEAWVKARGVPKIQLLVRRSNAGVMGFYQGFGYAETPTAVMQKVLIPYSAD, encoded by the coding sequence ATGCCCGTGACCATCCGCCCCGCCCGCGCCGACGAGGCCGAAACCGCCGTCGCTCTGTGGCGCGCCTGCAATCTCGTGGTGCCGACCAACGATCCGGTCGCCGATTTCCACCGCGCCCGCGACCGGGCGGCTTCCGACGTGCTGCTGGCGCTGGCGGGAGAGGCGATCGTCGGATCGGCGATGGTCGGCCACGACGGCCACCGCGGCTGGATCTACTACCTCGCCGTCGACCCGGCGCGGCGCGGCGAAGGCATCGGCCGCGCGCTCGTGGCGGCGGCGGAGGCATGGGTGAAGGCCCGAGGCGTGCCGAAGATCCAGTTGCTGGTGCGGCGCAGCAACGCCGGCGTGATGGGTTTCTACCAGGGCTTCGGCTATGCCGAAACGCCGACGGCGGTAATGCAGAAGGTGCTCATCCCCTACTCCGCCGACTAG